The following are encoded in a window of Gammaproteobacteria bacterium genomic DNA:
- a CDS encoding SDR family oxidoreductase: MKTILITGATDGIGRETARQLLAQGYRVLLHGRTHERAQQTINALNAATAESVWGDLAEMPQVLALADQVRQHTPVLDVLLHNTGVYEHTRHLTADGFERTMAVNHFAPFLLTQTLLDLVKASPQGRIITVSSIAHQSGRLDVNDLTFARRFDGYAAYAASKLANILFTQALARRLAGTAVTANALHPGVIDTKLLRSGFGIGGAPVADGARTSVYLATAAEVSTITGQYFVDALPATPSTTARDERLAEALWQASMTALHPFLTP, encoded by the coding sequence ATGAAAACGATCCTCATCACCGGCGCGACCGACGGCATCGGTCGAGAAACCGCCCGCCAACTCCTGGCACAGGGCTACCGGGTGCTGCTGCATGGACGCACCCACGAGCGCGCGCAGCAGACGATCAACGCGCTGAACGCCGCTACGGCGGAATCGGTCTGGGGTGACTTGGCCGAGATGCCCCAGGTACTGGCCTTGGCGGACCAGGTCCGGCAACACACGCCCGTCCTCGATGTCCTGCTGCACAATACCGGCGTCTATGAACACACGCGCCACCTGACTGCCGACGGTTTCGAGCGGACGATGGCGGTCAACCATTTTGCGCCCTTTCTACTCACCCAGACGTTGCTCGATCTCGTCAAAGCCAGTCCTCAGGGCCGCATCATCACCGTCAGTTCCATCGCGCATCAGAGCGGGCGGCTGGACGTGAACGATTTGACCTTCGCCCGCCGCTTTGACGGCTATGCCGCGTATGCGGCCTCGAAACTGGCCAATATTCTGTTCACCCAGGCGCTGGCGCGGCGCTTGGCCGGCACGGCGGTCACCGCCAACGCTTTGCATCCGGGGGTGATCGATACGAAGCTGCTGCGCAGTGGGTTTGGCATCGGCGGCGCACCGGTCGCCGACGGGGCGCGCACCTCAGTCTATTTGGCCACGGCAGCGGAAGTAAGTACGATCACCGGGCAGTATTTTGTTGACGCTCTGCCGGCCACGCCGTCCACCACCGCCCGCGATGAACGGCTGGCCG
- a CDS encoding DUF423 domain-containing protein, translating to MQVRRLETTLDRSLFQRTGRGVQLTPHGEALLGYARRLLKLHDEALAVLTRPDLTGFIRLGTPDDYVERFLPDILVRFARAFPRVQVEVHCEPSLHLRRLLAEDRLDLALITCAPGAETGEVLRREPTVWATAERHLAHEQDPLPLALFQPGCPFRDWALAGLGETGRPYRVAYTSASITGLFAAVTAAAGQHYVATGPFDLGRQRMPGRLPARGVRPGGAARAPRSRGLDGGSLIGVLWLSFPGPLPDVNPSIEVAMERIFFIIAAGLAGLAVALDAWGAHGLPGWLDAHRLTLFETGVRYQMYHALALLGVSGAGTRWPSPWVNVGGWLLISGVLVFSGSLYLLSLTGIKGLGTLTPLGGLLLLAGWGCLAVGVWRAHSRAGSGR from the coding sequence ATGCAGGTGCGCCGCCTGGAAACGACGCTGGATCGGAGCTTGTTCCAACGCACGGGGCGCGGAGTGCAACTCACTCCACACGGCGAGGCGCTGCTTGGCTATGCCCGCCGGTTGTTAAAGCTGCATGATGAAGCGCTGGCGGTGCTGACCCGCCCGGATTTGACCGGCTTTATCCGCTTGGGTACGCCTGATGATTACGTCGAACGGTTTTTGCCCGACATCCTGGTGCGCTTCGCCCGCGCGTTTCCCCGGGTGCAAGTCGAAGTCCATTGTGAGCCGAGCCTGCATCTGCGGCGATTATTGGCGGAGGATCGGCTTGACCTGGCGCTGATCACCTGCGCGCCGGGTGCGGAAACCGGGGAAGTCCTGCGTCGCGAACCTACCGTATGGGCTACGGCCGAACGCCATCTGGCCCATGAACAGGACCCATTACCGCTGGCGCTGTTTCAACCCGGCTGTCCGTTCCGCGACTGGGCGCTGGCGGGTCTCGGCGAAACCGGGCGTCCCTATCGCGTGGCCTACACCAGCGCCAGCATCACCGGCTTGTTCGCCGCTGTCACCGCTGCCGCCGGCCAGCATTACGTTGCAACGGGGCCGTTCGATCTCGGCCGCCAGCGAATGCCTGGCCGATTACCTGCGCGAGGGGTTCGCCCTGGAGGCGCGGCCCGTGCTCCGCGATCCCGTGGGCTGGATGGCGGTAGCTTAATCGGGGTTTTGTGGCTTTCATTTCCCGGTCCTCTCCCGGACGTTAACCCATCCATCGAGGTCGCTATGGAACGGATCTTTTTCATCATCGCTGCCGGTTTGGCCGGCCTGGCCGTCGCGCTGGACGCCTGGGGCGCGCATGGGTTGCCGGGCTGGCTGGATGCTCACCGACTAACCCTCTTCGAGACCGGAGTGCGCTATCAGATGTACCACGCCCTGGCGCTGCTGGGCGTGAGCGGGGCCGGCACGCGATGGCCCAGTCCGTGGGTCAATGTCGGCGGTTGGCTCTTGATCAGCGGCGTGCTGGTGTTCTCGGGGAGCCTTTACCTGCTCAGCCTCACCGGCATCAAAGGGCTGGGCACGCTCACGCCGCTCGGCGGGTTACTGTTGCTGGCGGGTTGGGGGTGTTTAGCCGTGGGCGTGTGGCGGGCGCACTCGCGAGCTGGGTCAGGGCGATGA
- a CDS encoding helix-turn-helix domain-containing protein, producing MKTANPPSFKSCWQRAIGESDLPPTTRLVLLTLSVHFMDENGGHCYPKIVDLIQVTGLSKPHVIRHLNLAIEVGWLERRSWGKGRGYRRWNYQAVFPQAMESKVCHFPQDSLSDDLVTLGNQEADDLVTLGNQEADDLVTLGNQEADDLVTLGNQEADDLVIQGDHKSCRDITMERESNHARARAAATPVSASATAPALSVSEPEKNRMTKLTDAVIEAAQKTIRQRNVREDLSDAALSHSIEKCRALKGYCEMTEAAWIETVVQWVGKERCENSPKTRWETCSPSTPIIPSPEEKKRQNAEFEARMVAAEAQHQQRLEGYYAAHPPLSVADPVPSVVERPVDPVQALQALAAKVRRGATTAPAAPAQRTFGPMGALPARRPPLTAERRDALNAVLREMQKARCSAEDLTQVYQGVHDASEDAWPAVIAQARQRLVVPGQAVA from the coding sequence ATGAAGACGGCGAATCCTCCGAGCTTTAAATCCTGTTGGCAACGAGCCATAGGGGAGAGTGATTTACCACCCACCACACGACTGGTTCTACTCACCCTCAGTGTTCATTTCATGGATGAAAACGGCGGCCACTGCTATCCAAAAATCGTTGATCTAATACAGGTTACCGGCCTAAGCAAACCTCATGTTATTCGTCATCTTAACCTAGCAATTGAAGTAGGTTGGTTGGAACGCCGGTCATGGGGGAAAGGACGTGGTTACCGGCGTTGGAACTATCAAGCTGTCTTTCCCCAAGCTATGGAAAGCAAGGTTTGCCATTTTCCTCAAGATAGTCTTTCTGATGACTTGGTAACTCTAGGTAACCAAGAAGCTGATGACTTGGTAACTCTAGGTAACCAAGAAGCTGATGACTTGGTAACTCTAGGTAACCAAGAAGCTGATGACTTGGTAACTCTAGGTAACCAAGAAGCTGATGACTTGGTAATCCAGGGTGACCACAAATCATGTAGAGATATAACCATGGAAAGAGAGAGCAACCATGCGCGCGCCCGCGCGGCGGCAACCCCGGTGTCTGCTTCTGCCACAGCCCCTGCTCTCTCTGTCTCTGAACCAGAAAAAAACCGGATGACGAAACTAACGGATGCGGTGATCGAAGCAGCCCAAAAGACCATTCGGCAGCGGAACGTCCGTGAAGATTTGAGCGATGCGGCGTTAAGCCACAGCATTGAGAAATGCCGGGCGCTGAAAGGCTACTGCGAAATGACCGAAGCGGCCTGGATCGAAACCGTCGTGCAATGGGTGGGCAAAGAACGCTGCGAGAACAGCCCAAAAACGCGATGGGAAACGTGTTCTCCGTCAACCCCGATCATCCCCTCACCCGAAGAGAAAAAGCGCCAGAACGCCGAATTTGAAGCGCGTATGGTGGCGGCCGAGGCGCAGCACCAGCAACGGTTGGAAGGCTACTACGCAGCGCACCCCCCTCTTTCGGTCGCCGACCCGGTTCCCTCTGTCGTGGAGCGCCCGGTCGATCCGGTACAGGCCCTGCAAGCCTTGGCCGCCAAAGTCCGCAGGGGCGCCACCACAGCACCTGCGGCGCCGGCGCAGCGCACCTTTGGCCCCATGGGCGCCCTGCCTGCCCGCCGTCCGCCGCTCACCGCCGAACGGCGCGATGCGCTTAACGCGGTGCTCCGGGAGATGCAAAAAGCCAGGTGTTCAGCGGAAGATCTGACCCAGGTTTATCAGGGGGTTCATGACGCCTCTGAGGACGCCTGGCCCGCCGTGATCGCGCAGGCCCGACAACGCCTAGTGGTCCCCGGTCAGGCCGTGGCCTGA
- a CDS encoding transposase family protein, with the protein MKELSKQGNQGRAAAKAGVCRQTAAKDQRLGKLPSELKTGREWRTRSDPFATVWPEIEARLREAPGLWARTLFEELQEKYPGQFVPGQLRTLQRRVQQWRVVHGDDRAVELFFPQQHRPGEAAQTDFTHTGELGLTLQGAPYAPLLCHLVLPYANWQWACRCRSESVLALKRGIQEALFRLGKVPEWHQTDNSTGATHQVRTGQRDFNREYLELMTHLGMKPRTIAVGQKQQNGTVEAQNGAFKRFLNQGLLRRGSREFDAETAFDRWLEQGLTQENHRRQARLQDELAVMKPLPVDRFPEFKEVTVGVSQNSTINVLGNRYSVPPRLLHQSLRVQIYENHWVVFAGQTWIQEMPRLIGRSHHAIDYRHVIWSLVQKPGALVRYRYREALFPTLVFRRAYAALQAAHPGTAGDAAYLRLLHLAASTQEADVQAALERVLEAGQVPEPDRVRELVRPATPVVPALAIPAVELASYDALLGGLTQ; encoded by the coding sequence ATGAAAGAGCTGAGTAAGCAGGGGAATCAGGGGAGAGCGGCGGCCAAAGCAGGTGTCTGCCGACAGACGGCAGCCAAGGATCAGCGGTTGGGAAAGTTGCCCTCAGAACTCAAAACTGGGCGGGAGTGGCGGACCCGGTCGGATCCGTTTGCGACGGTCTGGCCCGAAATTGAGGCCCGTTTGAGGGAAGCGCCGGGACTGTGGGCACGGACCCTGTTCGAGGAGTTGCAGGAGAAATACCCGGGTCAGTTCGTGCCGGGCCAGCTCCGGACGTTGCAACGGCGGGTGCAGCAGTGGCGAGTGGTGCATGGAGATGACCGGGCGGTCGAACTGTTCTTTCCGCAGCAACACCGGCCGGGGGAAGCGGCGCAGACCGATTTTACCCACACCGGCGAGTTGGGACTGACCTTGCAAGGCGCACCGTACGCGCCGTTGCTGTGTCACCTGGTGTTGCCCTACGCCAACTGGCAGTGGGCCTGCCGCTGTCGCTCGGAGTCGGTGCTGGCGCTGAAACGGGGGATTCAAGAAGCCCTATTTCGGTTAGGAAAAGTACCGGAATGGCATCAGACCGACAACTCGACCGGCGCTACCCATCAAGTGCGCACCGGCCAGCGGGACTTTAACCGCGAGTATCTGGAGCTGATGACCCACTTGGGGATGAAACCGCGCACCATCGCAGTTGGCCAGAAACAACAAAATGGCACGGTGGAGGCCCAGAACGGCGCGTTCAAACGGTTTCTGAACCAGGGCCTGCTACGGCGGGGCAGCCGTGAGTTTGATGCCGAGACGGCTTTTGACCGGTGGCTGGAGCAGGGACTCACGCAGGAAAACCACCGCCGCCAAGCCCGGTTACAGGATGAGCTTGCCGTGATGAAACCGCTCCCGGTCGATCGTTTCCCCGAGTTTAAGGAAGTCACGGTCGGGGTCAGCCAAAACAGCACCATCAACGTGCTCGGCAATCGGTATTCCGTACCGCCCCGACTGCTGCATCAATCCCTGCGGGTGCAGATCTATGAAAACCACTGGGTGGTCTTTGCCGGCCAGACCTGGATTCAGGAGATGCCGCGGCTGATCGGTCGGTCCCATCATGCCATCGACTACCGCCACGTAATCTGGTCGCTGGTGCAAAAACCCGGCGCCTTGGTTCGCTATCGCTATCGAGAAGCGTTATTCCCGACGCTGGTGTTTCGCCGAGCCTACGCGGCCCTGCAAGCGGCCCATCCCGGTACCGCGGGGGATGCCGCCTACCTGCGGCTGTTGCACTTGGCCGCCTCGACCCAGGAAGCGGACGTCCAGGCCGCCCTGGAACGGGTGTTGGAAGCCGGGCAAGTGCCCGAGCCGGACCGGGTGCGCGAACTGGTCCGTCCGGCCACCCCGGTCGTGCCGGCCTTGGCGATCCCGGCGGTCGAATTGGCCAGTTACGACGCCCTGCTCGGTGGGCTGACACAATGA
- a CDS encoding ATP-binding protein has protein sequence MTDTLDHLLRELHLPTMLAQAQTVAIEAERSGWSFTRYLYTLAALELEERHQRRVQRRRKESGLPANKTLTTLQMAHLPIPVRRQLPTLCEGSFVEQAQNVLAFGLPGRGKTHVLCAVGHALVERGYRVLFAPAYQLVQRLLAAKQALRLEQELHKLDGFAAIILDDIGYIQQSRAEMEVLFTFLAERYARKSVLISSNLVFSQWERIFQDPMTTAAAIDRLVHHAIILELTGPSFRTEQAQGRQQPAALTERDPSMDRDTPSNHLAPETVTELGGHSANVKKYSSVVSSRSNRRIRPPLTEG, from the coding sequence ATGACGGACACACTCGACCATCTGTTGCGCGAACTCCACTTGCCGACCATGCTGGCCCAAGCGCAAACCGTTGCCATTGAGGCCGAACGGTCGGGTTGGAGCTTTACCCGTTATCTCTACACCCTGGCGGCATTGGAACTGGAGGAACGCCACCAGCGCCGGGTTCAGCGGCGGCGCAAGGAATCCGGCTTGCCGGCCAACAAAACCCTGACCACCTTGCAGATGGCTCATCTCCCCATTCCGGTACGGCGCCAACTCCCCACGCTGTGTGAAGGGTCGTTTGTCGAGCAGGCGCAGAACGTGCTGGCTTTCGGCTTACCCGGTCGCGGCAAAACGCACGTCCTGTGTGCCGTGGGCCACGCCTTGGTAGAACGAGGTTATCGCGTCCTGTTCGCGCCCGCTTACCAACTGGTGCAACGGTTGCTGGCGGCCAAACAGGCGCTGCGGCTGGAACAGGAACTCCATAAGTTGGACGGCTTCGCCGCCATCATCCTGGATGATATTGGGTACATCCAACAAAGCCGGGCGGAAATGGAAGTGCTATTTACCTTTTTGGCCGAGCGCTACGCGCGCAAGAGCGTCCTTATCAGTAGCAATCTCGTGTTCAGTCAATGGGAGCGGATTTTCCAAGATCCCATGACCACGGCGGCCGCGATCGACCGGTTGGTCCACCATGCCATCATCCTGGAACTGACCGGACCCAGTTTCCGGACTGAACAGGCCCAAGGGCGACAACAGCCCGCCGCGCTGACGGAGCGTGACCCCTCAATGGACCGTGATACACCGAGCAATCACCTCGCTCCAGAGACGGTGACCGAGTTGGGTGGCCACTCTGCCAATGTTAAAAAGTACTCCTCAGTCGTAAGTTCTCGGTCTAATCGTCGAATAAGACCGCCCCTGACTGAAGGTTAA
- a CDS encoding transposase: MLSFLAAPEMIGVTSMCRFWQGNEAVYHRFLHFCRSKAYDLETLLATWQGYVWRQAVAVQVAGRAVLLGDHTLVVKDGGRMPGVVSLHDASETQHKPSYFRGHCWGAIGVVVGALDACFCLPLALRMHQGFCHLGQVEPTSPQRGADPSLPERVVQMALTLTIDQDGPAFLVLDAFFSIAGVFRLAQSVYSIALKQPYLVIVARAKKNYVAYFPATPKPAGRPGPQPRYGEKVHLIEVFDYPQGFDEVECCVYGQRERVRLMSVPLLWKPLGDALLFIFAITSRGPLVLMCSDLSLSPITALELYCVRTRIEILFAVLKQLLGAFCFHFWTSHLPRHARRPTRNRSLKAPVIERQPTVAACWQAYEVFVFCAVVAQGLLQLIALRFGPEVWQQHRFYLRTRSRDLPSEKTVRQVLAPQVIKPLLDLPPNSLIAQIRHAFQGTTEEEPADPPSIV, from the coding sequence GTGTTGAGCTTTCTCGCCGCCCCGGAAATGATCGGGGTGACGTCAATGTGCCGGTTCTGGCAGGGGAATGAAGCGGTCTATCACCGGTTTCTGCATTTCTGTCGCTCCAAAGCTTATGATCTAGAGACCCTGTTGGCGACGTGGCAGGGTTATGTGTGGCGTCAGGCCGTCGCCGTCCAGGTGGCCGGGCGGGCTGTCTTGTTGGGTGATCATACGCTGGTGGTCAAGGATGGGGGGCGTATGCCAGGCGTCGTGTCGTTACATGACGCTTCAGAAACCCAGCACAAGCCATCGTACTTCCGCGGGCACTGCTGGGGCGCGATCGGGGTGGTGGTTGGCGCACTCGATGCTTGTTTTTGTTTGCCTTTAGCCCTGCGCATGCATCAAGGCTTTTGCCATTTAGGTCAGGTGGAACCGACTTCACCCCAAAGGGGCGCGGACCCGAGCCTGCCCGAGCGGGTGGTGCAGATGGCCCTGACGTTGACCATCGATCAGGATGGCCCCGCATTTTTAGTCTTGGATGCCTTTTTCTCGATCGCGGGGGTCTTTCGCTTGGCCCAATCCGTTTATTCCATCGCCTTGAAGCAACCGTATTTGGTGATCGTGGCCCGGGCCAAGAAAAATTACGTCGCCTATTTTCCGGCGACCCCGAAGCCGGCCGGCCGGCCCGGACCACAACCCCGTTATGGCGAGAAAGTCCATCTGATAGAAGTTTTTGATTATCCACAAGGTTTTGACGAGGTCGAGTGTTGCGTCTATGGCCAGCGGGAACGGGTGCGGTTGATGAGCGTCCCCTTACTCTGGAAGCCCCTCGGCGACGCCCTCCTGTTCATCTTCGCGATCACCTCGCGCGGCCCTTTGGTCCTCATGTGCTCCGATCTGAGCCTCTCACCCATCACCGCGTTGGAACTCTATTGTGTCCGCACCCGCATCGAAATTCTGTTCGCGGTATTAAAGCAGCTCCTGGGCGCTTTTTGTTTTCACTTCTGGACTTCACACCTACCACGCCATGCCCGCCGTCCGACCCGGAATCGGTCGCTCAAGGCCCCGGTGATTGAGCGTCAGCCCACGGTCGCCGCCTGTTGGCAAGCCTATGAAGTCTTCGTCTTCTGCGCCGTGGTCGCCCAAGGCTTGTTGCAGCTGATCGCTCTGCGCTTTGGCCCTGAAGTCTGGCAACAACATCGGTTCTATCTGCGCACCCGTTCCCGCGACCTGCCCTCGGAGAAAACAGTCCGGCAAGTCCTCGCTCCTCAGGTGATCAAACCACTTCTCGATCTCCCACCAAACAGTCTCATCGCGCAGATCCGACACGCTTTCCAAGGTACCACGGAGGAGGAACCGGCCGACCCGCCTTCGATCGTCTGA
- a CDS encoding winged helix-turn-helix transcriptional regulator, which produces MIKVASRFTTAVEGHYPKFRARKFRDSDLIDYIRNNPSVTIKQIAEHFSVKPSSVQSRLKALKITYKKNISVRRKR; this is translated from the coding sequence ATGATCAAAGTAGCATCTAGGTTCACCACAGCAGTTGAGGGACACTACCCGAAATTTCGTGCAAGAAAGTTTCGTGACTCTGATTTAATTGATTACATTAGAAACAATCCTTCTGTGACTATAAAGCAAATCGCGGAACATTTTTCTGTTAAACCTTCATCTGTTCAATCAAGATTAAAGGCGCTAAAGATTACTTATAAAAAAAACATTTCTGTACGACGGAAGAGATGA
- a CDS encoding IS630 family transposase: protein MKKTFLYDGRDEQQRIEFTQQLEQNASREDGSRDVVYVDESGFYDNIRNEWGWRPRGEIIIGERKSKPTEKLNLIGGLINNEIIAPLAYASYTDTEIFNTWLEKCLIPVLPKNCIIVMDNASFHKSEETRSIIEENGHQLLFLPPYSPDLNPIENYWAILKGKLKKILPNCQTLFDALTAVFQTI from the coding sequence ATAAAAAAAACATTTCTGTACGACGGAAGAGATGAACAGCAAAGAATAGAGTTTACTCAACAATTAGAGCAAAATGCGTCGCGTGAAGATGGGTCTCGTGATGTTGTTTATGTTGATGAATCTGGATTTTATGACAATATCAGAAATGAATGGGGTTGGAGACCAAGGGGCGAAATCATTATCGGTGAGAGGAAAAGCAAACCCACTGAAAAACTTAATTTGATTGGTGGTCTCATCAATAATGAAATTATTGCTCCGCTGGCCTATGCATCTTATACGGATACGGAGATATTTAATACTTGGCTTGAGAAGTGCTTAATCCCCGTACTCCCAAAAAATTGTATTATTGTTATGGATAATGCAAGCTTTCATAAATCGGAAGAAACAAGAAGCATTATTGAAGAAAATGGACATCAGTTGTTATTCTTACCTCCTTATTCACCTGATTTAAATCCTATTGAAAACTACTGGGCTATTCTTAAGGGGAAGTTGAAAAAAATTCTTCCAAATTGTCAAACTCTTTTTGATGCACTAACAGCGGTTTTTCAAACTATCTAA
- a CDS encoding IS630 family transposase yields MKDYIERHYGVVYQSRQSYYDFLKEAGFSWHRSQAMNPKHNETEVLLKREEIKTQLEVCQAEIVSGEVIVLIEDECHLVWGDTLGYIWGWCNERTEAPIQNVKQRQTYYVVLNLYDQKFILNPYASGNGKNTIEFIKYLQRLYPDKKLIIIWDGATYHHSKEMRAYLNQVNQGLEEKDWKITCIILAPNAPEQNPVEDVWLAGKNFLRSCIETNSLIFI; encoded by the coding sequence TTGAAAGATTATATTGAGCGCCATTACGGTGTGGTTTATCAATCTCGGCAATCTTACTATGATTTTCTAAAAGAAGCGGGATTCAGTTGGCATCGAAGCCAAGCCATGAATCCGAAGCATAACGAAACGGAAGTGCTTTTAAAGCGGGAAGAGATCAAGACTCAACTTGAGGTGTGTCAGGCTGAGATTGTATCCGGTGAAGTTATTGTTCTTATTGAAGACGAATGTCACTTAGTTTGGGGAGATACGCTGGGTTATATTTGGGGTTGGTGTAATGAAAGAACGGAGGCACCGATACAAAATGTGAAACAAAGACAGACCTATTATGTGGTATTAAATCTGTATGATCAGAAATTTATTCTTAATCCTTATGCTTCTGGAAACGGGAAGAATACGATTGAATTTATCAAGTATTTACAGAGGCTCTACCCTGATAAGAAGTTGATTATTATTTGGGATGGAGCCACCTACCATCATAGTAAAGAAATGCGGGCTTATCTGAATCAAGTTAACCAAGGTCTTGAAGAAAAAGACTGGAAAATAACTTGTATTATTTTAGCTCCCAATGCACCGGAACAAAATCCGGTTGAAGATGTCTGGTTAGCGGGAAAAAATTTTCTAAGAAGCTGTATTGAAACTAACTCATTGATTTTCATATAG
- a CDS encoding helix-turn-helix domain-containing protein — protein sequence MLTLDDIIDSKENLEMKRALAVRMVLLGFKTKDICKLLGVSDAFVSKWKIIYENEGPEALRIQYKGGKGFLTEDERYEIIYHLRNLLIVQLKN from the coding sequence ATGTTAACACTAGATGACATTATCGATTCGAAAGAAAATCTGGAAATGAAAAGAGCATTAGCGGTCAGGATGGTGCTCCTTGGGTTCAAAACAAAGGATATTTGTAAACTGTTAGGCGTTTCAGATGCTTTTGTAAGCAAATGGAAAATCATTTACGAAAACGAAGGTCCAGAAGCCCTACGAATTCAATATAAAGGGGGTAAAGGGTTTTTAACAGAGGATGAGCGTTATGAAATTATCTATCATTTAAGAAACCTTCTCATTGTACAGTTGAAGAATTGA
- a CDS encoding DUF368 domain-containing protein — MKLNISKETGIIAAKGFCMGSADIIPGVSGGTMAFILGIYPRLLAAINSFDLIWLRMVMRFDMKGVLTHPHFGFLLPLVAGILAALLFFTRVVPLPSYLVTDPELVYGLFFGLIVGSIIVLLRHIPQWSIMRWVQLIFGTLLGWLVVNLVPTTTPDDVWFIFLSGALAITAMILPGISGSFILLILGKYAYIFDAIGHFRFTVIIPFALGIATGLALFSRFLEWLLRVYRQGTIMVIIGILIGSLWLIWPFQNRVYVEVRGKLQLLGSTPQLPDSLDNTVLLSVALMVAGFIAVLVIDRLSLVK, encoded by the coding sequence ATGAAGCTGAATATCAGTAAGGAAACCGGGATTATTGCAGCCAAGGGGTTCTGCATGGGCAGCGCCGATATAATTCCCGGAGTGAGTGGCGGCACTATGGCCTTCATTCTGGGCATTTACCCCCGACTGCTAGCGGCGATCAACTCATTCGACCTGATTTGGCTGCGAATGGTGATGCGCTTTGATATGAAAGGCGTGCTGACTCATCCGCACTTTGGTTTTTTGTTGCCGTTAGTCGCCGGGATTTTGGCGGCTTTGCTTTTCTTCACCCGTGTCGTGCCTTTGCCCAGTTACTTGGTCACGGACCCGGAACTAGTTTACGGCTTATTCTTCGGACTCATTGTCGGTTCGATCATCGTGTTGCTTAGGCATATACCGCAATGGTCCATAATGCGCTGGGTACAATTAATCTTCGGAACTCTCCTTGGGTGGCTAGTGGTCAACTTGGTTCCGACTACCACGCCGGATGATGTCTGGTTCATCTTTCTAAGCGGCGCGCTGGCCATTACCGCCATGATTCTGCCGGGTATTTCTGGTTCCTTTATCCTGCTCATCCTGGGCAAATACGCCTATATTTTCGACGCTATCGGGCATTTCCGCTTTACCGTGATTATTCCCTTTGCCTTGGGTATAGCCACGGGTTTGGCGTTGTTCAGCCGGTTTCTGGAATGGCTGCTGCGCGTCTATCGCCAGGGGACCATCATGGTCATTATCGGAATCCTGATCGGCTCGCTGTGGCTGATCTGGCCTTTCCAAAATCGAGTCTATGTGGAAGTGCGCGGCAAACTGCAATTGCTGGGATCGACACCACAACTACCCGATAGTCTTGATAATACGGTGTTACTATCAGTAGCTTTGATGGTCGCTGGCTTCATAGCTGTGCTAGTCATCGACCGTCTATCGCTAGTGAAATAG
- a CDS encoding IS982 family transposase gives MPLEDFIIRVFCWVDEHVNALLGDHRLRQRGFAPKLSDREVITMEVVGEFLGLDTDVGLWKYFSRHGSSWFPQLGSRTTFAQQAANLWVIKQRLHQQMLIDLGAVTDPIHLVDGCPMPVCGWARASRRRVFPEGADVGYCAAKKQYYYGLHGHLLITIDGVITAWTVTSATGDEREVLWELTAGVHGLVMGDKGYLSAFVQEELATAGIDLQTPLRANMTDPRPQWAVQQLTRTRRLVETVIGQLTAPFHLEKIWARDTWHLTSRIARKVLAHTLGIFINRQIARSDLQFEGLIA, from the coding sequence ATGCCACTTGAAGACTTTATCATCAGGGTATTTTGCTGGGTAGATGAACACGTGAATGCCCTGCTCGGGGATCACCGTTTACGCCAACGGGGCTTTGCCCCGAAGTTGAGCGATCGTGAAGTGATCACGATGGAAGTGGTCGGCGAGTTTTTAGGTTTGGATACCGATGTCGGCCTCTGGAAATACTTCAGTCGTCACGGGTCGTCATGGTTTCCCCAGTTAGGATCGCGGACGACGTTTGCACAACAGGCCGCCAATCTCTGGGTGATCAAGCAACGACTCCATCAGCAAATGTTGATCGACCTCGGCGCAGTGACCGATCCCATTCACCTCGTAGATGGCTGCCCCATGCCGGTGTGCGGATGGGCCCGGGCGTCCCGCCGTCGGGTGTTTCCTGAAGGAGCGGATGTAGGGTATTGTGCTGCAAAAAAGCAATATTATTATGGGCTTCATGGTCATCTCCTCATCACGATCGACGGGGTCATCACCGCGTGGACGGTGACCTCCGCCACCGGTGATGAGCGCGAGGTGCTCTGGGAGTTGACCGCCGGGGTTCACGGCTTGGTGATGGGCGATAAGGGCTACCTCAGTGCCTTTGTTCAGGAGGAGCTGGCCACTGCCGGGATCGATTTGCAAACTCCCTTGCGGGCCAACATGACCGATCCACGGCCCCAATGGGCGGTCCAGCAACTGACCCGAACCCGCCGCCTCGTCGAAACCGTGATCGGTCAGCTCACCGCGCCGTTTCATTTGGAGAAAATCTGGGCGCGGGATACTTGGCACTTGACGAGTCGGATCGCCCGAAAAGTGTTAGCGCACACCTTGGGTATTTTCATCAACCGGCAAATCGCTCGCTCAGACCTGCAGTTTGAGGGCCTGATCGCCTGA